The following are encoded together in the Deltaproteobacteria bacterium genome:
- the ispD gene encoding 2-C-methyl-D-erythritol 4-phosphate cytidylyltransferase, translating into MRVAALVLAAGRGERLGASVPKAFLPLAGRPLVVRAIEALAARPEVERIVPVLPAADLARFAALGLAGDGRLAPPVAGGAERQDSMRAGLAALPDGVDLVAVHDAARPLVRPEDVGRVIAAAARTGAALLAVPVRDTLKRARAGRVTETLPRADCWAAQTPQVFRAALLREALAKAEAEGFVATDDAQLVERLGAPVEIVEGDPGNLKITWPEDVALAEAIWRQR; encoded by the coding sequence ATGCGCGTCGCGGCTCTGGTGCTGGCCGCGGGTCGCGGCGAACGGCTCGGCGCCTCCGTTCCGAAGGCCTTCCTCCCGCTCGCGGGCCGGCCCCTGGTGGTGCGCGCCATCGAAGCGCTGGCGGCCCGCCCCGAGGTGGAGCGGATCGTCCCGGTCCTGCCGGCGGCGGACCTGGCCCGGTTCGCCGCGCTCGGGCTCGCAGGCGACGGCCGGCTCGCCCCGCCGGTGGCGGGCGGCGCCGAGCGGCAGGACTCGATGCGCGCCGGGCTCGCGGCGCTCCCCGACGGCGTGGACCTGGTCGCGGTCCACGACGCGGCGCGCCCGCTCGTGCGGCCGGAGGACGTGGGCCGGGTGATCGCCGCGGCGGCGCGCACGGGAGCGGCGCTGCTCGCCGTCCCGGTGCGCGACACCCTCAAGCGGGCGCGGGCGGGGCGCGTCACGGAGACGCTCCCGCGCGCCGACTGCTGGGCCGCCCAGACACCCCAGGTCTTCCGCGCGGCCCTCCTGCGCGAGGCGCTCGCGAAGGCCGAGGCGGAGGGCTTCGTCGCCACCGACGACGCGCAGCTCGTCGAGCGGCTCGGCGCGCCGGTCGAGATCGTCGAGGGCGACCCGGGCAACCTGAAGATCACCTGGCCGG